The following proteins come from a genomic window of Gammaproteobacteria bacterium:
- the pckA gene encoding phosphoenolpyruvate carboxykinase (ATP): MHDLIPHGIEPKHEVFWDLSTPVLIEHTLERGLGVLAHRGPLVVNTVPYTGRSPKDKFIVRDPQTEGDIWWGDVNHPIEPEVYDALYARVTEHLAERDLYVQDLYAGADPRYRLAVRAITSSPWHAHFCRNMFRLPRSYELDDEIEPFHPDFTLVHAPDFKAIPERDGTRSEVFIIISFEHKVLLIGGTTYMGEMKKSVFSVLNYLLPKKGVLSMHASANVDQAGHSAVIFGLSGTGKTTLATDPTRNMIGDDEIGWGVNGIFNIEGGSYAKVICLSPEDEPLIFEATNQFETLLENVVINPESRRVEWDDATRTENIRSSYPLVHLPNIVKSGMAAHPRNIVFLSADAFGVLPPISRLTREQAMYYFISGYTAKLAGTERGVNEPAATFSPCFGAPFLPLPPSYYADVLADKIEEFGTGLWMINTGWTSGPHGVGHRIRIPHTRAMLNAALAGDLDEATYHQNPIFGLSIPTEVPGVPAELLNPRNTWGDPSAYDTQAVKLAGMFRRNFEQYADDVSEAVIAAGPHI, from the coding sequence ATGCACGATCTCATCCCTCACGGCATCGAGCCGAAACACGAAGTCTTCTGGGACCTGTCGACGCCGGTTCTGATTGAGCACACCCTCGAACGAGGGCTGGGCGTGTTGGCCCACCGGGGACCACTCGTTGTCAACACCGTGCCTTACACCGGCCGGAGCCCCAAGGACAAGTTCATCGTCCGCGACCCTCAGACCGAGGGCGACATATGGTGGGGTGACGTCAACCATCCGATCGAGCCCGAGGTGTACGACGCTCTCTATGCGCGAGTGACAGAACATCTGGCCGAGCGCGATCTCTACGTCCAGGATTTGTACGCGGGAGCAGACCCGCGGTACCGGCTGGCCGTCCGGGCGATTACCTCGAGTCCGTGGCACGCGCATTTCTGCCGGAATATGTTCCGCTTACCGCGCTCCTACGAGCTCGACGATGAGATCGAACCGTTTCACCCGGACTTCACGCTCGTGCACGCTCCGGACTTCAAAGCAATCCCTGAGCGTGACGGCACCCGCAGCGAAGTCTTCATCATCATCTCCTTCGAGCACAAGGTGCTCCTGATCGGTGGCACCACGTACATGGGCGAGATGAAGAAGTCGGTCTTTTCGGTGTTGAACTACCTGCTGCCGAAGAAAGGTGTGCTCAGTATGCATGCCTCGGCCAATGTCGACCAGGCAGGACATTCGGCCGTGATCTTCGGACTTTCCGGTACCGGCAAGACCACCCTGGCGACGGACCCGACGAGGAACATGATCGGCGACGATGAGATCGGATGGGGCGTCAACGGCATCTTCAACATCGAGGGCGGCTCCTACGCCAAGGTGATCTGCCTGAGTCCCGAGGACGAACCGCTCATCTTCGAGGCCACCAACCAGTTCGAGACGCTGCTCGAGAACGTGGTGATCAACCCTGAGAGCCGCCGGGTGGAGTGGGACGACGCAACTCGCACCGAAAACATCCGCAGCTCATATCCGCTCGTGCACCTTCCCAATATCGTGAAAAGCGGCATGGCAGCGCACCCGCGTAACATCGTGTTTCTGTCTGCGGACGCGTTCGGTGTGCTCCCTCCGATCTCACGACTGACTCGCGAGCAAGCGATGTACTATTTCATCTCCGGGTACACCGCCAAGCTCGCCGGCACGGAAAGGGGTGTGAACGAGCCGGCCGCCACCTTCTCCCCATGCTTCGGCGCCCCGTTCCTTCCGTTGCCGCCCTCGTATTACGCGGACGTCCTCGCCGACAAGATCGAAGAGTTCGGCACCGGACTCTGGATGATCAACACCGGATGGACCAGTGGACCCCACGGTGTCGGCCACCGGATCCGGATCCCCCACACGCGGGCGATGCTCAACGCGGCACTCGCCGGCGACCTCGACGAGGCCACGTACCACCAGAACCCCATCTTTGGCCTCTCGATCCCGACAGAGGTTCCAGGGGTTCCCGCCGAATTGCTCAACCCTCGTAACACCTGGGGCGATCCATCTGCCTACGACACGCAAGCCGTCAAGCTGGCCGGAATGTTCCGGAGGAACTTTGAGCAGTACGCAGACGATGTTTCCGAGGCCGTGATCGCCGCCGGGCCGCACATCTAG
- a CDS encoding LacI family DNA-binding transcriptional regulator, whose product MGTIGEAAEAAGVSTSTVSSLIRERERLVGCSASRRTTYGDQFVTGYLRITDRPKSP is encoded by the coding sequence GTGGGCACGATCGGCGAGGCCGCCGAGGCGGCTGGGGTGTCGACGAGTACGGTGTCGAGCCTGATCCGAGAGCGTGAGCGGCTGGTTGGCTGCAGCGCGTCCAGGCGCACCACCTATGGCGATCAATTCGTGACGGGTTACCTCAGGATCACGGACCGACCGAAATCTCCGTGA
- a CDS encoding aspartate-semialdehyde dehydrogenase: protein MRTAVVGATGAVGRAMVSILEERGFPLSELRLMASSRSAGRVVETAWGEVEIEDLDKADPAGIDVALFSAGGSRSRTYAPAFAHAGAVVVDNSSAFRMDPEVPLVVVGVNDAAAKRHRGIIANPNCTTMGLMMAVAPLHRAAGIESMVVSSYQAVSGSGQQGINELTRQLAELGEDLDALSGGGWKDPGGDVYVRPIGFNALPFAGNEADAGYTDEEWKLVNESRKILDLPELRVEPTCVRVPVMVGHGITATLMFSRPLGVEEATRLLEEAPGVEVWSDRVPTPLDSAGRDETLVGRIRETLGTPGGLNLWCVSDNLRKGAALNTVQIAELLL from the coding sequence GTGCGAACCGCTGTCGTCGGAGCGACGGGCGCTGTGGGGAGGGCGATGGTCTCGATCCTGGAGGAACGAGGCTTCCCACTGTCGGAGTTGCGGCTGATGGCCAGCAGTCGTTCTGCCGGACGAGTCGTGGAAACCGCGTGGGGTGAGGTCGAAATCGAAGATCTGGACAAGGCGGACCCGGCCGGTATCGACGTTGCCCTGTTCTCGGCAGGAGGATCCCGATCGCGGACGTACGCTCCTGCGTTTGCCCATGCCGGAGCGGTCGTCGTCGACAACTCGTCGGCCTTCAGGATGGATCCGGAGGTCCCGCTCGTGGTGGTGGGCGTGAACGATGCCGCGGCGAAGAGGCATCGGGGGATCATCGCCAATCCGAACTGCACGACGATGGGGCTGATGATGGCCGTCGCTCCGCTGCACAGAGCAGCCGGTATCGAATCAATGGTGGTGAGTTCCTACCAGGCCGTGTCGGGTTCCGGCCAGCAGGGCATCAACGAACTGACCCGCCAGTTGGCCGAGCTCGGTGAGGACCTCGATGCCCTTTCCGGCGGCGGATGGAAAGATCCTGGCGGTGACGTGTATGTGCGACCAATCGGATTCAACGCATTGCCGTTCGCGGGCAATGAGGCAGATGCCGGCTACACCGATGAAGAGTGGAAGCTGGTGAATGAGAGCCGCAAGATTCTCGATCTTCCCGAGTTGCGGGTCGAACCGACATGTGTGCGGGTGCCGGTGATGGTGGGCCACGGCATCACGGCCACGCTCATGTTCTCGCGGCCACTGGGAGTGGAGGAAGCGACCCGGCTTCTCGAAGAGGCCCCCGGCGTGGAGGTTTGGTCGGACCGGGTGCCGACGCCTCTGGACTCTGCCGGACGTGACGAGACCCTTGTCGGCCGAATACGGGAGACGCTCGGGACACCGGGAGGGTTGAATCTCTGGTGCGTCTCTGACAACCTTCGCAAGGGTGCTGCACTGAACACGGTGCAGATCGCAGAGCTACTGCTGTAG
- a CDS encoding aspartate kinase, which translates to MGLYVQKFGGTSVADAERIRRVAARVAATKRAGNEVLVVVSAMGSSTDDLIDLANQVHPDPPGREMDMLLSAGERIAMSLLAMAIHAEGIEAVSFTGSQAGILTDSRHGGAKIQEIRGFRVVESLGEGKVVIVAGFQGVDPESKDVTTLGRGGTDTTAVALAAANHADVCEIYTDVDGVFTADPRLVPAARKLDEITFEEMLELASTGAKVLMARSVEVAQRFGIPLHVRSSFHDGQGSWVKEATMEQAIVRGISHDTAETKVTIVGVPDRPGVAASVFAPLADRGVNVDMIVQNVSHDGTTDISFTIPKGGVAVAEETAREVAREVGAKAVLVDLEIGRVSVVGVGMRSNPGIAARMFKVLADHGINIEMISTSSIRISCVIREGQVEQAVRALHRAFIEEESDG; encoded by the coding sequence ATGGGCCTGTATGTTCAAAAGTTCGGTGGAACGTCGGTGGCGGACGCGGAGCGGATTCGGCGGGTCGCCGCCCGGGTCGCCGCGACGAAACGTGCCGGCAACGAGGTGCTCGTCGTCGTGTCCGCGATGGGGTCATCGACCGACGACTTGATCGACCTTGCCAACCAGGTGCATCCCGATCCACCCGGGCGCGAAATGGACATGCTGCTGAGTGCCGGTGAGCGAATCGCAATGTCGCTGCTCGCGATGGCGATCCATGCCGAGGGGATCGAGGCCGTCAGTTTCACCGGTTCACAGGCGGGAATCCTGACCGATTCGCGTCACGGAGGAGCAAAGATCCAGGAGATTCGTGGTTTCCGTGTCGTGGAGAGCCTCGGAGAGGGGAAAGTCGTCATCGTTGCCGGGTTCCAGGGAGTCGATCCGGAGTCCAAAGATGTGACAACACTTGGACGGGGCGGTACGGACACGACAGCCGTGGCGCTCGCTGCAGCGAACCATGCCGATGTGTGTGAGATCTACACGGATGTGGACGGGGTATTCACCGCCGACCCTCGGCTGGTCCCTGCTGCTCGGAAGCTCGATGAGATCACGTTCGAGGAGATGCTCGAGTTGGCATCGACCGGTGCGAAGGTGTTGATGGCGCGATCTGTGGAGGTTGCGCAGCGGTTCGGTATACCGTTGCATGTTCGTTCGTCGTTTCATGATGGGCAGGGTTCCTGGGTGAAGGAGGCCACAATGGAGCAAGCGATCGTTCGTGGGATTTCTCACGACACAGCAGAGACAAAAGTCACCATCGTTGGCGTCCCCGACCGTCCGGGAGTCGCCGCCTCGGTGTTTGCACCTCTTGCCGACCGTGGGGTGAATGTCGACATGATCGTGCAGAACGTATCGCACGATGGAACGACCGACATCAGCTTCACGATTCCCAAAGGCGGAGTCGCCGTTGCAGAGGAGACCGCGCGTGAGGTTGCCCGAGAGGTGGGCGCCAAAGCGGTGCTGGTAGACCTCGAGATCGGCCGCGTTTCCGTCGTCGGAGTGGGGATGCGGTCGAACCCGGGCATTGCCGCGCGCATGTTCAAGGTCTTGGCCGATCACGGCATCAACATCGAGATGATCTCGACGTCGAGCATCCGGATCTCGTGTGTGATTCGAGAAGGTCAGGTCGAGCAGGCCGTGCGGGCTCTGCACAGGGCCTTTATCGAGGAGGAATCCGATGGGTAG
- a CDS encoding peptidylprolyl isomerase, with protein sequence MPSEKRDRQHRNREEKRKRLQRARRNALLKRRFIQSIWIAAFVMAVVTLSNLTRGSDATTTTTSTQSSSTTIAEPTTDTTAPSALGPAYEAFRGQQVACGATAPPPARQMQFDAPDDQQIDPAAIVTATVATSCGDIVIHLDPTAAPQTVNSFVFLARQGFFDGTVFHRIVPGFVIQGGDPTAVGTGGPGYTIADEFPPAGFAYDRGVVAMANSGPDSTGSQFFVVLDDTSLQPGFSLLGTVLDGDTTLDAIAAVPVGPSASGENSNPLETVYINTVTINITG encoded by the coding sequence ATGCCAAGCGAGAAACGCGATCGTCAGCACCGCAACCGGGAAGAGAAACGGAAACGTCTGCAAAGAGCCCGCCGAAACGCGCTCCTGAAACGGCGTTTCATCCAGAGCATCTGGATTGCGGCATTCGTGATGGCCGTCGTTACCCTCTCGAATCTGACCAGGGGATCGGACGCGACCACCACGACCACCTCGACGCAATCGTCATCCACGACGATCGCCGAGCCGACGACAGACACGACCGCTCCCTCAGCCCTTGGTCCCGCCTACGAGGCGTTCCGAGGCCAGCAGGTGGCCTGTGGTGCAACTGCTCCACCACCCGCACGGCAGATGCAGTTCGATGCCCCGGACGACCAGCAGATCGACCCTGCTGCGATCGTGACCGCCACGGTTGCGACATCTTGCGGTGACATCGTCATCCATCTGGATCCCACGGCCGCTCCACAGACGGTCAACTCGTTCGTGTTCCTCGCCCGACAGGGCTTTTTCGACGGAACCGTCTTTCATCGCATCGTCCCTGGTTTCGTGATCCAGGGTGGCGACCCGACAGCAGTCGGCACCGGTGGGCCCGGCTATACGATCGCCGACGAGTTCCCGCCGGCAGGTTTCGCCTACGATCGCGGTGTCGTCGCCATGGCCAATTCGGGACCCGACTCCACGGGAAGTCAGTTCTTCGTCGTGCTCGACGACACGAGCCTCCAACCCGGATTCTCGCTGCTTGGCACGGTCCTCGACGGTGATACCACCCTCGATGCGATCGCGGCGGTTCCGGTCGGTCCCTCGGCGTCAGGCGAGAACAGCAACCCCCTGGAGACCGTCTACATCAACACGGTG